The Mycolicibacterium doricum genome includes a region encoding these proteins:
- a CDS encoding transglycosylase family protein — protein sequence MSGRHRKPTNSTVSVAKIAFTGAVIGGGSLALAGHAGAATDGEWDRVASCESGGNWAINTGNGYHGGLQFSPSTWAGHGGGEFAPAAYLATKEEQIAVAERVLASQGKGAWPSCGGPLSGATPRNIVDRPIDAAPLNGIVAPLPPIDPFAPPPPPAQVPFDALAAPAPAPAPLPPGALPPAPVPPPPPAPIDALAAPAAAPPPAAPLPPAPVPPPAAPVPPPAAAPLDAPLPPPPAPVDPAAWAAPAPAPAPAGVPLPPPADIPPPAAPVDSAVAAAAANWDTVAAPAPDQPQPQNWSLGVPAPLQPAPPAPAPHPAPPAPAPGPALAPVAAPAPDPLAPLNAVDIPPPVFDAANQVASGQVPAMPAGLPQVPAEVAHLASPENLPPGTTVNPGQVPGQSPNVTYLKELWHAIQTQEVSGADALLALTQRPLTTPDTPGGPAPIQVGTAPVPAPAPAAGPPPAPGAPVLPPA from the coding sequence ATGAGTGGACGGCATCGCAAGCCCACGAACTCCACGGTCAGTGTCGCCAAGATCGCCTTCACCGGTGCTGTCATCGGTGGCGGAAGCCTCGCCCTCGCCGGCCACGCCGGTGCCGCCACCGACGGTGAGTGGGACCGGGTAGCGTCCTGCGAATCCGGCGGCAACTGGGCCATCAACACCGGCAACGGCTACCACGGCGGCCTTCAATTCTCGCCCAGCACGTGGGCCGGCCACGGCGGCGGTGAGTTCGCACCCGCGGCCTACCTGGCCACCAAGGAAGAGCAGATCGCCGTCGCCGAGCGGGTGCTCGCCAGCCAGGGCAAGGGCGCATGGCCGTCCTGCGGAGGTCCGCTGTCCGGCGCGACGCCGCGCAACATCGTCGACCGGCCGATCGACGCGGCCCCACTCAACGGCATCGTGGCGCCTCTGCCGCCGATCGATCCTTTCGCGCCGCCGCCACCTCCGGCCCAGGTGCCGTTCGACGCGCTGGCCGCACCGGCACCCGCACCCGCCCCGCTGCCGCCCGGGGCCCTGCCTCCGGCTCCGGTGCCTCCGCCGCCGCCCGCACCGATCGACGCGCTGGCTGCACCCGCCGCAGCGCCCCCGCCCGCGGCTCCGCTGCCGCCCGCTCCGGTACCCCCGCCCGCGGCTCCGGTGCCCCCGCCCGCGGCGGCACCGCTCGACGCGCCGCTGCCGCCTCCGCCCGCACCGGTAGACCCCGCGGCCTGGGCTGCCCCAGCTCCGGCTCCGGCGCCTGCCGGTGTGCCGCTGCCCCCACCCGCCGATATCCCTCCGCCGGCCGCGCCGGTCGACAGCGCCGTCGCCGCGGCCGCCGCGAACTGGGACACCGTTGCGGCGCCGGCACCGGATCAGCCGCAGCCGCAGAACTGGTCGCTCGGCGTGCCGGCGCCGCTGCAGCCCGCTCCCCCGGCTCCCGCGCCGCACCCTGCTCCCCCTGCTCCCGCGCCGGGGCCTGCTCTCGCGCCGGTGGCCGCACCGGCCCCCGACCCGCTGGCCCCGCTGAACGCGGTCGACATCCCACCGCCGGTCTTCGACGCCGCCAATCAGGTGGCCAGCGGTCAGGTTCCGGCCATGCCCGCCGGTCTGCCTCAGGTGCCCGCCGAGGTGGCGCATCTCGCCAGCCCGGAGAACCTGCCGCCGGGGACCACCGTGAACCCCGGGCAGGTGCCCGGGCAGAGTCCGAACGTCACCTACCTCAAAGAGCTCTGGCACGCGATCCAGACCCAGGAGGTCTCGGGTGCTGATGCGCTGCTGGCGTTGACCCAGCGGCCGCTGACCACGCCCGACACCCCCGGTGGCCCGGCACCCATCCAGGTTGGCACGGCCCCCGTACCGGCCCCGGCGCCCGCAGCAGGTCCGCCCCCCGCGCCGGGCGCTCCGGTCCTGCCGCCCGCTTGA
- the moaC gene encoding cyclic pyranopterin monophosphate synthase MoaC, which produces MTTGSGHGLSHVDESGAAHMVDVTAKDVTKRTAAAAGTVHTRPDVVALIASGGLPKGDALATARVAGIMAAKRTSELIPLCHQLALTGVDVDFGIGEGHVRVTATVRTTDRTGVELEALTAVSVAALTIYDMIKAVDPAARIDDIAVLRKEGGKTGTWTRT; this is translated from the coding sequence GTGACCACGGGCTCGGGCCACGGGCTTTCGCACGTCGACGAGTCCGGCGCGGCGCACATGGTCGACGTCACCGCCAAAGACGTCACCAAACGCACCGCCGCCGCCGCGGGCACTGTGCATACCCGACCCGACGTGGTCGCACTGATCGCCTCCGGCGGGCTGCCCAAGGGTGACGCGCTGGCGACCGCCCGCGTCGCGGGCATCATGGCCGCCAAACGCACCAGCGAGCTTATCCCCCTGTGCCACCAGCTGGCGCTGACCGGTGTGGACGTCGACTTCGGCATCGGCGAGGGCCACGTCCGCGTGACCGCCACCGTGCGGACCACCGACCGCACCGGTGTGGAGTTGGAAGCGCTGACCGCGGTGAGCGTGGCGGCCCTGACCATCTACGACATGATCAAGGCGGTCGATCCGGCCGCCCGCATCGATGACATCGCGGTGCTGCGTAAAGAGGGCGGCAAGACCGGCACCTGGACACGGACGTGA
- a CDS encoding helicase-associated domain-containing protein: protein MTAQIPGVPLAAWLAQLPDERLIRLLELRPDLTQPPPGTIAALAARATSRQSVKAATDGLDFLRLAVLDALLVLHADTTAVPLTKLFELIGARADESTITAAVEDLRTRALMWGHDEVRVAAELASGLPWYPGQAVIETAAHGADAIAHELAGLDTAQRDLLERLLEGSPVGRTRDAAPGTPADRPVQRLLAAGLLRQVDDDTVILPRLVGQALRGEVPGPTELTAPDPVTTSTKMSDVDAVAAGAAIDLLRQVDVLLEALSAAPVPERRSGGLGVRDLKRLVKATGIDERRLGLILEVALGAGLIAAGSPEPDPGEGTGPFWAPTVAADRFTESPTAVRWHLLASTWLDLPARPGLIGSRGPDGKPYGALSDSLYSTAAPLDRRLLLSVLADLPAGSGVDAASASRAMIWRRPRWAVRLQPEPVGGLLAEAHTLGMVGRGAIATPSRKLLGGEAPEDVVAAMAKVLPAPIDHFLVQADLTVVVPGPLERDLAEQLAAVAAVESAGAAMVYRVSEASIRRALDTGRTASELHSFFGRHSKTAVPQGLTYLIDDVARRHGQLRVGIAASFVRCEDPALLAQAVAAPATDAVELRLLAPTVAVSQAPIADVLAALRNAGLAPAAEDASGAIVDIRTRGSRVPAPGRRRVYRPVPTPSGQTLGAIVAVLRKVAAAPSGNMRLDPGVAITQLQEAAVQQTSVVIGYVDPAGVATQRVVDPVNVRGGQLTAYDPASGRVREFAIHRVTSVVSAESE from the coding sequence ATGACAGCACAGATTCCGGGCGTCCCCCTGGCCGCCTGGTTGGCCCAACTACCCGACGAGCGGCTGATCCGGCTGCTGGAGTTGCGCCCTGACCTCACCCAGCCGCCGCCGGGCACGATCGCCGCGCTGGCCGCGCGGGCGACGTCGCGGCAGTCGGTGAAAGCCGCCACCGACGGCCTGGATTTCCTGCGGTTGGCCGTGCTGGATGCGCTGCTCGTGCTGCACGCCGACACCACCGCGGTGCCGTTGACGAAGCTGTTCGAGCTGATCGGGGCCCGTGCCGACGAGAGCACCATCACTGCCGCGGTCGAGGACCTGCGCACCCGCGCGCTGATGTGGGGTCACGACGAGGTACGAGTGGCGGCCGAGCTTGCGTCCGGGCTGCCGTGGTATCCGGGCCAGGCGGTCATCGAGACCGCCGCGCACGGCGCCGACGCCATCGCACACGAACTGGCCGGACTCGACACCGCTCAGCGCGACCTGCTCGAGCGGCTCCTCGAGGGGTCGCCGGTGGGACGCACGCGGGATGCGGCGCCCGGAACGCCGGCCGACCGACCGGTGCAGCGCCTGCTGGCGGCGGGACTGCTGCGTCAGGTCGACGACGACACCGTGATCCTGCCCCGCCTCGTCGGCCAGGCGCTGCGCGGCGAGGTGCCCGGACCGACGGAGCTGACCGCACCCGATCCGGTCACGACCTCGACGAAGATGTCCGATGTCGACGCGGTCGCCGCGGGTGCGGCCATCGACTTGCTGCGCCAAGTCGACGTACTGCTCGAGGCGCTGTCGGCGGCCCCGGTGCCGGAACGGCGTAGCGGCGGTCTCGGAGTGCGCGACCTCAAACGCCTCGTGAAAGCCACCGGTATCGACGAGCGACGGCTGGGGTTGATCCTCGAGGTCGCGTTGGGTGCGGGCCTCATCGCGGCCGGATCGCCGGAACCCGATCCGGGCGAGGGAACCGGCCCGTTCTGGGCGCCGACGGTGGCGGCCGACCGGTTCACCGAATCGCCGACCGCGGTACGCTGGCACCTTCTCGCCTCGACGTGGCTGGATCTGCCCGCTCGGCCGGGGCTCATCGGCAGCCGGGGTCCCGACGGCAAACCCTATGGCGCGCTGTCCGATTCGCTGTACTCGACGGCGGCGCCGCTGGACCGCCGGCTGCTGCTGAGTGTGCTGGCCGACCTGCCCGCGGGCTCGGGGGTCGACGCGGCGTCGGCGTCACGGGCGATGATCTGGCGCCGACCGCGCTGGGCGGTCCGGTTGCAGCCCGAACCGGTCGGCGGCCTGCTCGCCGAGGCACACACCCTCGGCATGGTGGGTCGCGGCGCGATCGCGACGCCCAGCCGCAAACTACTGGGCGGCGAGGCGCCCGAGGATGTCGTGGCGGCCATGGCGAAGGTGCTGCCCGCACCCATCGACCACTTCCTGGTGCAAGCCGACCTCACCGTGGTCGTGCCGGGGCCGCTCGAACGCGACCTCGCCGAGCAGCTGGCGGCCGTCGCAGCGGTGGAGTCGGCGGGCGCGGCGATGGTGTATCGGGTCAGCGAGGCGTCGATCCGGCGCGCGCTCGACACCGGCAGGACCGCCAGCGAACTGCACTCGTTCTTCGGGCGTCATTCGAAGACCGCGGTGCCGCAGGGTCTGACGTATCTGATCGACGACGTCGCGCGCCGCCACGGCCAGCTGCGGGTCGGTATCGCGGCGTCGTTCGTGCGATGCGAGGACCCGGCGCTGCTGGCGCAGGCCGTGGCCGCACCGGCCACCGACGCCGTGGAGCTGCGGCTGTTGGCCCCGACGGTGGCGGTGTCCCAGGCGCCGATCGCCGACGTGCTCGCCGCCCTCCGAAACGCCGGGCTCGCCCCCGCGGCCGAGGATGCGTCGGGCGCGATCGTCGACATCCGCACTCGCGGGTCGCGGGTGCCCGCCCCGGGTCGGCGGCGGGTCTACCGGCCGGTGCCCACGCCCAGCGGCCAGACGCTCGGCGCGATCGTCGCGGTGCTCCGCAAGGTCGCCGCCGCGCCGTCCGGGAACATGCGGCTCGATCCCGGCGTTGCGATAACGCAGTTGCAGGAAGCGGCTGTTCAGCAGACGTCGGTGGTGATCGGCTACGTGGACCCGGCTGGGGTGGCCACGCAGCGGGTGGTCGACCCGGTCAACGTCCGCGGCGGCCAGTTGACCGCCTACGATCCGGCATCCGGTCGAGTGCGCGAATTCGCCATCCATCGCGTGACGTCGGTGGTGTCGGCCGAGAGCGAATAA
- a CDS encoding cold-shock protein has product MPTGRVKWYDAEKGFGFLSQEDGEDVYVRSSALPAGVDGLKAGQRVEFGVAAGRRGPQALSLTLIDPPPSLSKTRREAERPEHKHSPDELHGMIGDLITLLESAIQPDLQKGRYPDRKVARRVSEVVKAVARELDA; this is encoded by the coding sequence GTGCCGACCGGCAGGGTGAAGTGGTACGACGCCGAGAAGGGCTTCGGCTTTCTGTCCCAGGAGGACGGCGAGGACGTGTACGTCCGGTCCTCGGCGTTGCCCGCGGGTGTCGACGGTCTCAAGGCAGGCCAGCGCGTCGAGTTCGGCGTCGCGGCGGGCCGCCGGGGCCCCCAAGCGTTGAGCCTCACGCTGATCGATCCGCCGCCGAGCCTGAGCAAGACTCGGCGCGAGGCCGAACGTCCCGAGCACAAGCACAGCCCGGACGAACTGCACGGCATGATCGGTGACCTGATCACGCTGCTGGAGAGTGCGATCCAGCCGGACCTGCAGAAAGGCCGCTACCCGGACCGCAAGGTCGCGCGCCGGGTGTCGGAGGTCGTCAAGGCCGTCGCCCGCGAACTCGACGCCTGA
- a CDS encoding MoaD/ThiS family protein has translation MSTTTTVRVAVRYFAAARAAAGTESEDLTVPTGTTVQALVDGLASRSPEFGRVLARCSYLCDGVAVRDAGMALINAQTLDVLPPFAGG, from the coding sequence GTGTCGACCACGACAACGGTGCGCGTCGCGGTCCGCTACTTCGCCGCCGCACGGGCCGCCGCCGGCACGGAATCCGAGGATCTCACCGTGCCCACGGGCACGACGGTTCAAGCCCTGGTCGACGGATTGGCGTCGCGCAGCCCGGAATTCGGCCGGGTGCTGGCTCGGTGTTCGTACCTCTGCGACGGTGTCGCCGTGCGGGATGCTGGAATGGCGCTGATCAACGCGCAGACGCTCGATGTGCTTCCCCCGTTCGCCGGCGGATAA
- a CDS encoding DUF2771 domain-containing protein produces MKRVPAVLAAVAVLAAAATVFIVGQLTRDHEPALPQISAFTHGELTRVGPFQFCDVIDPTDCMPAGHQGELAVNERDPVQLSVPAAIAEAPWRLLRVYERPADTTESVFRPDTRLAVTIPTVDPQRGRLTGIAVQLLTLVQDEAGEVFEIPHAEWSVRMVWP; encoded by the coding sequence GTGAAGCGCGTACCGGCCGTGCTGGCGGCCGTCGCGGTGCTGGCGGCCGCGGCCACGGTATTCATCGTGGGGCAGCTGACCCGCGACCACGAGCCCGCACTGCCACAGATCAGCGCGTTCACCCACGGAGAGTTGACCCGCGTCGGGCCCTTCCAGTTCTGCGACGTCATCGACCCCACCGACTGCATGCCCGCCGGTCATCAGGGGGAACTGGCGGTGAACGAACGTGATCCGGTGCAGCTGTCGGTTCCAGCGGCGATCGCCGAGGCGCCGTGGCGGCTGCTACGCGTCTACGAACGCCCCGCCGACACCACCGAATCGGTGTTCCGGCCCGACACCCGGCTCGCGGTGACGATCCCGACCGTCGACCCGCAGCGCGGCCGGCTCACCGGGATCGCCGTGCAGCTGCTGACGCTCGTGCAGGACGAGGCCGGGGAGGTCTTCGAGATTCCGCACGCGGAGTGGTCCGTGCGGATGGTGTGGCCCTAA
- a CDS encoding glutathione S-transferase family protein, whose amino-acid sequence MSYVASGGEFDRDTDYIETRITADGRDGYPVEPGRYRLIVARACPWANRTIIVRRLLGLEDALSIGFCGPTHDERSWTFDLDPGGVDPVLKTPRLQDAYFKRFPDYPKGITVPAVVEVSTGQVVTNDFRQITLDFSTEWTAYHRDGAPDLYPDKHRDEIDEVAQRIYTEVNNGVYRCGFAGSQRAYEKAYDRLFAALDWIEDRLAGQRYLVGDTITEADVRLFTTLARFDPVYHGHFKCNRAKLSETPALWGYARDLFQTPGFGDTVDFVQIKQHYYIVHSDINPTQVVPKGPALANWLTSHGREALGGRPFGDGTPPGPTREGERVVPEHTPL is encoded by the coding sequence ATGAGCTACGTCGCAAGCGGAGGCGAATTCGACCGCGACACCGACTACATCGAGACCCGGATCACCGCCGACGGCCGCGACGGCTACCCGGTCGAGCCGGGGCGTTACCGTCTGATCGTGGCGCGCGCCTGCCCGTGGGCCAACCGCACGATCATCGTCCGTCGACTGCTCGGCCTCGAAGACGCGCTGTCCATCGGCTTCTGCGGGCCAACGCACGACGAGCGCAGCTGGACCTTCGACCTCGACCCCGGCGGCGTCGACCCGGTGCTGAAGACCCCGCGACTGCAGGACGCCTATTTCAAGCGGTTCCCCGACTACCCGAAGGGCATCACGGTGCCCGCGGTCGTCGAGGTGTCGACGGGCCAGGTTGTCACCAACGACTTCCGACAGATCACGCTCGACTTCTCGACGGAGTGGACCGCCTACCACCGCGACGGTGCGCCTGACCTCTACCCCGACAAACACCGCGACGAGATCGACGAGGTGGCTCAGCGCATCTACACCGAGGTCAACAACGGCGTCTACCGTTGCGGATTCGCCGGTTCACAACGTGCGTACGAGAAGGCCTACGACCGGCTGTTCGCCGCGCTGGACTGGATCGAGGACCGGCTGGCCGGGCAGCGATACCTGGTCGGCGACACCATCACCGAGGCCGATGTCCGGTTGTTCACCACACTGGCCCGGTTCGATCCCGTCTACCACGGGCATTTCAAGTGCAATCGAGCCAAGCTCTCGGAGACGCCTGCTTTGTGGGGGTACGCCAGGGACCTGTTCCAGACTCCCGGCTTCGGCGACACCGTCGACTTCGTGCAAATCAAGCAGCACTACTACATCGTCCATTCCGACATCAACCCGACACAGGTGGTGCCCAAGGGCCCCGCTCTGGCCAACTGGCTGACGTCGCACGGGCGGGAAGCGTTGGGCGGCAGACCGTTCGGTGACGGGACGCCGCCGGGCCCGACGCGCGAGGGCGAGCGGGTGGTCCCCGAGCACACTCCGCTCTAG
- a CDS encoding MogA/MoaB family molybdenum cofactor biosynthesis protein, whose amino-acid sequence MTRTGRVVIASTRAAAAVYEDRTGPLIVEWLTGRGVEAPDPVLVADGEPVETALRGAVADGVDVVITSGGTGISPTDATPQATAAVIDYELPGLAEAIRRAGLPKVPTAVLSRGICGVAERTLVVNLPGSPGGVKDGLSVLGDILDHALDQLAGKDHPR is encoded by the coding sequence GTGACGCGCACCGGCCGCGTGGTCATCGCCTCGACCCGAGCCGCCGCAGCCGTGTACGAGGATCGAACCGGGCCCCTGATCGTCGAGTGGTTGACCGGCCGGGGTGTCGAGGCGCCAGATCCGGTCCTAGTGGCCGACGGGGAGCCCGTCGAAACGGCGTTGCGCGGCGCGGTCGCCGACGGTGTCGACGTCGTGATCACCTCAGGTGGCACCGGCATCTCCCCGACCGACGCCACCCCGCAGGCGACCGCGGCCGTCATCGACTACGAACTGCCCGGCCTGGCCGAGGCCATTCGAAGGGCCGGGCTGCCGAAGGTGCCGACCGCGGTGCTGTCGCGGGGGATCTGCGGTGTGGCCGAGCGCACACTCGTGGTGAATCTGCCCGGCTCGCCCGGTGGGGTCAAAGACGGCCTGTCGGTGCTCGGCGACATCCTCGACCACGCTCTTGATCAACTCGCCGGAAAGGACCATCCGCGATGA
- a CDS encoding molybdenum cofactor biosynthesis protein MoaE, with protein sequence MTAVVLRAAVTEEPIDLTGHAELVVHGSAGAVVSFAGVVRDHDGGRGVTRLEYTAHPTAAHVLEEVVAEIAADADGVRAIAVSHRVGPLEIGDAALVAAVAADHRRAAFDTCSRLVDAVKDRVPVWKHQFFGDGSDEWVNSA encoded by the coding sequence ATGACCGCCGTCGTGCTCCGCGCCGCCGTGACCGAGGAACCGATCGACCTGACCGGGCACGCAGAACTCGTGGTACATGGGTCCGCGGGCGCCGTCGTGAGTTTCGCCGGTGTGGTCCGCGACCACGACGGCGGGCGCGGGGTCACCCGGCTCGAATACACCGCGCATCCCACCGCCGCGCATGTCCTCGAGGAGGTGGTCGCCGAGATCGCCGCAGACGCCGACGGAGTGCGTGCGATCGCCGTCAGCCATCGCGTCGGACCCCTCGAAATAGGCGACGCCGCCCTGGTGGCCGCTGTGGCAGCGGACCATCGCAGGGCGGCGTTCGACACTTGTTCCCGGCTCGTCGACGCCGTCAAGGACCGGGTACCGGTGTGGAAACACCAGTTCTTCGGCGACGGCTCCGACGAGTGGGTGAACTCGGCGTGA
- a CDS encoding MFS transporter has protein sequence MGDNRGVAGRRDKSDEDSRRDARYHPPRPPAGHDHPGMANYPSDGGGYRRPRRQPTPSANRWLPPLDEPTPPPGYHYDPPPGVGGAAGRVTVTRAAALRGREMGSKMYGLVHRAATADGADKSGLTALTWPVVANFAVDAAMAVALANTLFFAAASGESKSKVALYLLITIAPFAVIAPLIGPALDRLQHGRRVALAASFLARTALVVLLIANYDGVTGSYQSWVLYPCALGMMVLSKSFSVLRSAVTPRVLPPSIDLVRVNSRLTTFGLLGGTVVGGAVAAGAEYLLNLFQLPGALYVLVAATIAGAALSMRIPKWVEVTAGEVPATLSYHGGSGVVRREPPPERSGKARQPLGRNTITALWGNCTIKVMVGFLFLYPAFVAKSHDASGWEQLRILGLIGAAAAVGNFIGNMTSARLELGHPARLVVRAATAVTAVALLTAVTGNLLVAAVATLITSGASAIAKASLDASLQDDLPEESRASAFGRSESLLQLAWVAGGATGVLVYTDLWIGFTTITAVLILGLAQTVVSYRGESLIPGFGGNRPVLAEQEGRRPDAAGVAYE, from the coding sequence ATGGGGGACAATCGTGGCGTGGCCGGCCGACGCGATAAGAGTGACGAAGACTCCCGGCGCGACGCTCGTTACCACCCTCCGCGGCCGCCCGCCGGCCACGACCACCCCGGAATGGCGAACTACCCGAGCGACGGGGGTGGCTACCGCCGCCCGCGCAGGCAGCCCACTCCCAGCGCGAACCGCTGGTTGCCCCCGCTGGACGAGCCGACGCCCCCTCCCGGATATCACTACGATCCGCCGCCCGGTGTGGGTGGGGCTGCGGGCAGGGTCACCGTCACCCGCGCCGCGGCGCTGCGCGGCCGCGAGATGGGGTCCAAAATGTACGGCCTGGTGCACCGGGCCGCGACCGCGGATGGCGCGGACAAGTCGGGCCTGACGGCCCTCACCTGGCCGGTGGTGGCCAACTTCGCCGTCGACGCCGCGATGGCGGTGGCGTTGGCGAATACGTTGTTCTTCGCCGCGGCCAGTGGGGAGAGCAAGAGCAAGGTCGCACTGTACCTGCTCATCACCATCGCGCCGTTCGCGGTGATCGCACCGCTCATCGGCCCGGCCCTCGACCGGTTGCAGCACGGCCGCCGTGTCGCGCTGGCCGCCTCGTTCCTGGCGCGAACCGCGCTGGTGGTGCTGCTGATCGCCAACTACGACGGCGTGACCGGGAGCTACCAGTCGTGGGTGCTCTATCCCTGCGCATTGGGGATGATGGTGCTGTCGAAATCGTTTTCGGTGCTACGCAGCGCCGTCACCCCCCGGGTGCTGCCCCCGAGCATCGACCTGGTGCGGGTCAACTCACGGCTCACGACGTTCGGGCTGTTGGGCGGCACCGTGGTCGGCGGTGCGGTCGCCGCCGGTGCGGAATACCTGCTCAACCTGTTCCAGTTGCCCGGTGCGCTGTACGTCCTCGTCGCCGCGACGATCGCGGGCGCGGCGCTGTCGATGCGGATTCCGAAATGGGTGGAGGTCACCGCGGGTGAGGTGCCCGCGACGCTGAGCTACCACGGTGGCAGCGGTGTCGTGCGGCGCGAGCCGCCGCCCGAGCGGTCCGGCAAGGCGCGCCAGCCGCTGGGCCGGAACACCATCACGGCGCTGTGGGGCAACTGCACGATCAAGGTGATGGTCGGGTTCCTGTTCCTCTACCCGGCGTTCGTCGCGAAATCGCACGACGCCAGCGGTTGGGAACAGCTGCGCATCCTCGGCCTGATCGGTGCTGCGGCCGCCGTCGGCAACTTCATCGGCAACATGACCAGCGCGAGGCTGGAACTGGGCCACCCCGCGCGGCTGGTGGTGCGGGCGGCCACCGCGGTGACCGCGGTCGCGCTGCTGACCGCAGTGACAGGGAACCTGCTGGTGGCAGCGGTCGCCACGCTGATCACCTCGGGTGCCAGCGCCATCGCCAAGGCCTCGCTGGACGCGTCGCTGCAGGACGACCTCCCCGAGGAGTCCAGGGCGTCGGCGTTCGGGCGCTCGGAGTCGCTGCTGCAGCTCGCGTGGGTCGCCGGCGGCGCCACCGGGGTGCTCGTCTACACCGACCTGTGGATCGGCTTCACTACTATCACGGCCGTGTTGATTCTCGGGCTGGCCCAGACCGTGGTGAGCTACCGCGGCGAATCGCTGATCCCAGGGTTCGGCGGCAACCGGCCGGTGCTGGCCGAACAGGAAGGCCGTCGCCCCGACGCCGCCGGGGTGGCGTACGAGTGA
- the moaA gene encoding GTP 3',8-cyclase MoaA, whose translation MTLTALGVPTIQRPAAGMPTTGPLVDTFGRIATDLRVSLTDRCNLRCTYCMPADGLDWLPGGQLLRADELVRLLGIAVTRLGITNVRFTGGEPLVVRHLEEVVAATGALRPRPEMAMTTNGIGLSRRAESLKAAGLDRVNVSLDSVDAAHFARITRRDRLHDVLAGLAAAKEVGLAPVKVNAVLDPDTGLDDAVPLLRFCIDHGYQLRIIEQMPLDAEHRWRRGRSLEAAGILAALGEHFTLVPDPAPRGAAPAQLWRVDGGTATVGVIASVSEAFCAACDRTRLTADGQVRNCLFAREESDLRRLLRDGADDEVIEQAWRAAMWTKAVGHGINDPNFEQPSRPMSAIGG comes from the coding sequence ATGACCTTGACTGCACTCGGCGTCCCGACCATCCAGCGCCCTGCCGCCGGTATGCCCACCACCGGACCGCTCGTCGACACCTTCGGCCGCATCGCCACCGACCTGCGGGTGTCGCTGACCGACCGCTGCAACCTGCGCTGCACCTACTGCATGCCTGCCGACGGCCTGGACTGGCTCCCCGGTGGGCAATTGTTGCGCGCAGACGAACTCGTCCGGCTGCTGGGCATCGCGGTGACCCGCCTCGGCATCACCAACGTGCGCTTCACCGGTGGTGAACCGCTGGTGGTGCGCCATCTCGAAGAAGTGGTGGCCGCCACGGGTGCGCTGCGGCCCCGCCCTGAGATGGCGATGACCACCAACGGCATCGGGCTGTCCCGGCGCGCCGAGTCGCTCAAGGCGGCGGGACTCGACCGGGTCAATGTGTCACTCGACAGTGTCGACGCCGCGCACTTCGCGCGCATCACCCGGCGCGACCGGCTGCACGACGTGCTCGCCGGGTTGGCCGCCGCCAAGGAGGTGGGTCTGGCCCCGGTCAAGGTCAACGCGGTCCTCGACCCCGACACCGGCCTCGACGACGCGGTCCCGCTGCTGCGCTTCTGTATCGACCACGGCTACCAGCTGCGCATCATCGAGCAGATGCCGCTCGACGCCGAACACCGGTGGCGGCGCGGACGCTCACTGGAGGCCGCCGGCATCCTCGCCGCGCTGGGTGAGCACTTCACCCTGGTCCCCGACCCCGCGCCGCGGGGCGCCGCGCCCGCACAGCTGTGGCGGGTCGACGGCGGAACCGCGACGGTCGGGGTGATCGCGTCGGTGTCGGAGGCCTTCTGCGCGGCATGTGACCGCACCCGGCTCACCGCCGACGGTCAGGTGCGCAACTGCCTGTTCGCTCGCGAGGAGAGCGATCTGCGACGGCTGTTGCGCGACGGCGCCGACGACGAGGTGATCGAGCAGGCCTGGCGCGCGGCGATGTGGACGAAGGCCGTTGGTCACGGGATCAACGATCCGAATTTCGAACAGCCCTCCCGGCCGATGAGCGCGATCGGAGGGTGA
- a CDS encoding YccF domain-containing protein: protein MRVILNIIWLIFGGLWLALGYALAGIVCFVLIITIPFGLAAFRIASYALWPFGRTIVEKPGPRPGALVGNVIWVLVFGIWLAIGHIVSAAAMAVTIIGIPLALANLKMVPISLVPLGKEIVPVDQVRTDRRATV from the coding sequence ATGCGAGTCATACTCAACATCATCTGGTTGATCTTCGGCGGCCTGTGGCTTGCGCTGGGGTATGCGCTGGCGGGAATCGTCTGCTTTGTCCTCATCATCACCATCCCGTTCGGGTTGGCGGCCTTCCGGATCGCGTCCTATGCGCTGTGGCCGTTCGGCCGCACCATCGTCGAGAAGCCGGGCCCCCGACCCGGCGCGCTGGTCGGCAATGTCATCTGGGTACTGGTGTTCGGGATCTGGCTGGCGATCGGCCACATCGTGAGCGCGGCGGCGATGGCCGTCACGATCATCGGCATCCCGTTGGCGCTGGCCAACCTCAAGATGGTCCCCATCTCGCTGGTGCCGCTCGGCAAGGAGATCGTGCCGGTCGACCAGGTAAGAACCGACCGGCGAGCCACCGTATGA